Proteins encoded together in one Oxalobacteraceae sp. CFBP 8761 window:
- a CDS encoding energy transducer TonB, with amino-acid sequence MNFSNEKQPGKNFTGFIVVLIFHILVGWALVAGLGTRIVSTVTEAVETKLIEEVAPPPPPETPPPPPPPEMKAPPPPFIPPVEVQVQQPPPPQNVIAAATQTPPPTTSLAPPAPPAPSAPPAPPAPRGVSRSEAVADFNTCARPEYPRSSQRNEETGTTTLQFLIGVDGRVLEAKLAKSSGFRDLDRAAQSALSKCRFKPAMIDGKPEQAWTAVQYVWTLE; translated from the coding sequence ATGAATTTTTCGAACGAAAAGCAACCCGGGAAAAATTTCACAGGATTCATCGTTGTGCTCATCTTCCACATCCTCGTGGGTTGGGCACTCGTTGCTGGCCTGGGGACCCGGATCGTCAGCACGGTGACCGAAGCTGTGGAGACCAAGCTGATTGAAGAAGTGGCTCCGCCGCCACCACCGGAAACCCCGCCACCGCCGCCACCGCCGGAAATGAAGGCTCCACCGCCTCCATTCATCCCGCCGGTCGAAGTGCAGGTGCAGCAGCCGCCACCGCCGCAAAACGTGATCGCCGCTGCGACGCAGACGCCGCCACCGACCACGTCGCTGGCACCGCCTGCACCACCGGCACCATCGGCGCCGCCAGCACCACCGGCACCGCGTGGCGTCAGCCGTAGCGAAGCAGTAGCAGACTTTAATACTTGCGCACGTCCGGAATATCCGCGTTCGTCGCAACGCAATGAAGAAACGGGTACCACGACCCTGCAATTCCTGATTGGTGTCGATGGTCGCGTGTTGGAAGCCAAGCTGGCGAAGTCAAGTGGCTTCCGAGACTTGGACCGGGCCGCGCAATCGGCTCTGAGCAAATGCCGATTCAAGCCAGCCATGATCGATGGCAAGCCGGAACAGGCGTGGACAGCGGTGCAGTACGTCTGGACGCTGGAATAA
- the rmuC gene encoding DNA recombination protein RmuC → MTTAEILILVGLALIIALLVLVLLRLRLRGSGSGDGNGAHIERLERELRQELQASAQSTRQETAGHLAQYHNASVQQFDSMRQQMQLQSSSGREEQARALKRFADTLQQTLGNLTESNAQRMLEVRNTLESKIRDLQADNGKRLEEMRQTVDEKLHATLETRLTESFRQVSERLEKVHQGLGEMQQLAIGVGDLKRVLTNVKTRGTWGEVQLEMLLEQVLTVEQYAKNVETVAGSNARVEFAIKLPGTVDGGAPLWLPIDAKFPKEQYERLQAAADIADAEGVIRAGAELERAVRREAQTICDKYVSPPQTTDFAILFLPTEGLYAEVMRRPGLADDLQRTLRVTIAGPSTLSALLNSLQMGFRTLALEKRSSEVWQVLGAVKTEFTKFGDVLAATKTTLERAAKNIENAEVRSRQMARKLKSVEALPSEAAQLLLGSDGLERED, encoded by the coding sequence ATGACGACAGCAGAAATCCTGATCCTGGTGGGCCTCGCGCTCATCATCGCGTTGCTGGTACTGGTCTTGCTACGCCTGCGCCTGCGCGGCAGCGGCAGCGGCGACGGCAACGGCGCGCACATCGAACGGCTCGAGCGCGAGCTGCGCCAGGAACTGCAGGCCAGCGCGCAATCGACGCGCCAGGAGACCGCCGGTCACCTGGCCCAGTACCACAATGCCTCCGTCCAGCAATTTGACAGCATGCGTCAGCAGATGCAGCTGCAATCGAGCAGCGGACGCGAAGAGCAGGCGCGCGCGCTCAAGCGCTTCGCCGACACGCTGCAGCAAACGCTGGGAAACCTGACCGAATCGAACGCCCAGCGCATGCTCGAAGTGCGCAACACGCTCGAATCAAAAATTCGCGACCTGCAGGCAGACAACGGCAAGCGCCTGGAAGAGATGCGCCAGACGGTCGACGAAAAGCTGCACGCGACGCTCGAGACGCGGCTGACGGAATCGTTCCGCCAGGTGTCGGAGCGGCTGGAAAAAGTCCACCAGGGCCTGGGCGAGATGCAGCAGCTGGCGATCGGCGTGGGTGACCTCAAGCGCGTGCTCACGAATGTGAAGACGCGCGGCACGTGGGGCGAGGTGCAGCTGGAGATGCTGCTCGAGCAGGTATTGACGGTCGAGCAGTATGCGAAGAACGTCGAGACAGTGGCAGGCTCGAACGCGCGGGTGGAGTTCGCGATCAAGCTACCAGGCACCGTCGACGGCGGCGCGCCGTTGTGGCTGCCGATCGACGCCAAGTTTCCGAAAGAGCAGTACGAGCGCCTGCAGGCCGCGGCCGACATTGCGGATGCCGAAGGCGTCATCCGCGCCGGCGCCGAACTGGAACGGGCAGTGCGGCGCGAGGCGCAAACGATCTGCGACAAATACGTCTCGCCGCCACAGACAACGGATTTCGCGATCCTGTTTCTGCCGACCGAAGGCCTGTACGCCGAAGTAATGCGGCGCCCGGGCCTGGCCGACGACCTGCAGCGCACGCTGCGCGTGACGATCGCCGGCCCTTCGACGCTGAGCGCCTTGCTCAACAGCCTGCAGATGGGCTTCCGCACGCTGGCGCTGGAAAAGCGCTCATCCGAAGTGTGGCAGGTGCTGGGCGCGGTCAAAACCGAATTCACAAAGTTCGGCGACGTGCTGGCCGCCACCAAAACGACGCTGGAGCGGGCAGCGAAAAACATCGAAAACGCCGAAGTGCGCAGCCGCCAGATGGCCCGCAAACTCAAATCCGTCGAAGCCCTCCCAAGCGAAGCCGCCCAATTACTCCTGGGCTCTGACGGCCTGGAACGCGAAGACTGA
- a CDS encoding PrkA family serine protein kinase, producing the protein MSIFENYTARYERTREEEYSMSEFLQMCKRDPLTYASAPERMLAAIGEPTLVDTRLDSRMSRIFANKVIKIYPAFREFYGMEEVIEQVVSYFRHAAQGLEERKQILYLLGPVGGGKSSIAEKLKSLMELVPFYAIKGSPVNESPLGLFSEDEDGKILEEDYGIPRRYLRAVPSPWAVKRLHEFGGDINKFRVVRRYPSILKQVAISKTEPGDENNQDISSLVGKVDIRKLEDFSQDDPDAYSYSGGLCLANQGLMEFVEMFKAPIKVLHPLLTATQEGNYKGTEGFGAIPFDGIVLAHSNESEWKTFRNNRNNEAFLDRIYIVKVPYCLRVSDEVKIYDKLLRNSSLDKAPCAPGTLRMMSQFAVLSRLKDPDNSSIYSKMLVYDGDNLKDTDPKAKSLHEYVDYAGVDEGMNGLSTRFAFKILSKVFNFDNTEVAANPVHLLYVLEQQIEREQFPPETEQRYLSYIKEHLAQRYVDFIGKEIQTAYLESYSEYGQNIFDRYVTFADFWIQDQEFRDPDTGESFDRESLNAELEKIEKPAGISNPKDFRNEIVNFSLRARATNAGKNPAWTSYEKFRSVIEKKMFSNTEELLPVISFNAKANTEDANKHADFVARMVEKGYTPKQVRLLCEWYLRVRKSS; encoded by the coding sequence ATGAGCATCTTTGAAAATTACACGGCCCGCTATGAGCGTACTCGCGAAGAGGAATACTCGATGTCCGAGTTCCTGCAGATGTGCAAGCGTGACCCGCTGACGTATGCCAGCGCACCGGAGCGCATGCTCGCCGCCATTGGCGAACCCACGCTGGTCGATACCCGTCTCGATTCGCGCATGTCGCGCATCTTCGCCAACAAGGTCATCAAGATCTATCCGGCGTTCCGCGAGTTTTATGGCATGGAAGAAGTGATCGAACAGGTCGTTTCGTATTTCCGCCACGCGGCGCAAGGCCTGGAAGAACGCAAGCAGATCCTGTATCTGCTGGGCCCGGTGGGTGGCGGCAAGTCGTCGATTGCCGAAAAGCTCAAGAGCCTGATGGAGCTGGTGCCCTTTTATGCGATCAAGGGTTCGCCCGTCAACGAGTCGCCCCTGGGCTTGTTCAGCGAAGACGAAGACGGCAAGATCCTCGAAGAGGATTACGGCATTCCCCGCCGCTACCTGCGCGCGGTGCCGAGTCCCTGGGCCGTCAAGCGCCTGCACGAATTCGGCGGCGACATCAACAAGTTCCGCGTCGTGCGGCGCTATCCGTCGATCCTCAAGCAGGTCGCCATTTCCAAGACCGAACCGGGCGACGAAAACAACCAGGATATCTCGTCCCTTGTCGGCAAGGTCGATATCCGCAAGCTCGAGGATTTTTCGCAGGACGATCCGGACGCCTACAGCTATTCGGGTGGCCTGTGCCTGGCCAACCAGGGCCTGATGGAATTCGTCGAGATGTTCAAGGCGCCGATCAAGGTGCTGCACCCGCTGCTCACGGCGACGCAGGAAGGCAATTACAAGGGCACCGAAGGCTTTGGCGCGATCCCGTTCGACGGCATCGTGCTGGCGCACTCGAACGAGTCCGAATGGAAGACCTTCCGCAACAACCGCAATAACGAGGCGTTCCTTGACCGCATCTATATCGTCAAGGTGCCGTATTGCCTGCGGGTGTCGGACGAAGTGAAAATCTACGACAAGCTGCTGCGCAATTCGTCGCTCGACAAGGCGCCCTGCGCGCCGGGTACGCTGCGCATGATGTCGCAGTTTGCCGTGCTGTCGCGCCTGAAGGATCCCGACAATTCCAGCATCTATTCCAAGATGCTCGTGTATGACGGCGACAACCTGAAGGACACCGACCCCAAAGCCAAGTCGCTGCACGAATATGTCGATTACGCAGGCGTGGACGAAGGCATGAACGGCCTGTCGACCCGCTTTGCTTTCAAGATTTTGTCGAAGGTATTCAATTTCGACAATACCGAAGTGGCGGCCAATCCGGTGCACCTGCTATACGTGCTCGAGCAACAGATCGAGCGCGAGCAATTCCCGCCCGAGACCGAGCAGCGCTACCTGTCGTATATCAAGGAACACCTGGCGCAGCGCTACGTCGACTTCATCGGCAAGGAGATTCAAACAGCGTACCTGGAAAGCTATTCCGAATATGGACAGAACATCTTCGACCGTTACGTCACGTTCGCCGACTTCTGGATCCAGGACCAGGAATTTCGCGATCCCGATACCGGCGAGAGTTTCGATCGCGAGTCGCTCAACGCCGAACTGGAAAAGATCGAGAAGCCGGCCGGGATTTCGAATCCGAAGGATTTCCGCAACGAGATCGTCAACTTCAGCCTGCGTGCGCGCGCCACCAATGCCGGCAAAAATCCCGCCTGGACCAGTTATGAAAAGTTCCGCAGCGTGATCGAGAAAAAAATGTTCTCGAATACCGAGGAACTCCTGCCGGTGATTTCATTCAATGCAAAGGCGAATACCGAGGATGCGAACAAGCACGCCGATTTCGTGGCGCGCATGGTCGAGAAAGGCTATACGCCGAAGCAGGTGCGGTTGCTGTGCGAGTGGTATCTGCGCGTGCGCAAATCGTCGTAA
- a CDS encoding YeaH/YhbH family protein has product MTYLIDRRLQGKNKSAVNRERFLRRYKAQIKDAVGRAIKGRSITDIENGEKVTIPVKDVNEPHFGHAHGGVWETVNPGNTEYQKGDQFSRPRGGGAGAGRGRPGNSDQTVEDDFIFELSREEFMNYFFEDLELPNMVKTQLTQTIEYKNQRAGYNVSGTPSNIHVLRSLRGALGRRIAVGGPTRRQLAEAQEQLQALFDEGAPADDQGVVELRDRIHHLRIRLNAIPFIDPFDLRYANRIKIPKPSTQAVMFCIMDVSGSMDETRKDTAKRFFILLYLFLKRVYEKIDVVFIRHHTAAAEVDENEFFHSRESGGTVVSSALHLLQKVINERYGSADWNAYVAQASDGDNWDNDSVLCKQILSNAIMPRVQYYTYVEITDGPPQNLWEQYCDVASQHRNFAMQKIVTPADIYPVFRELFKKQAK; this is encoded by the coding sequence TTGACTTACCTCATCGACCGTCGCTTGCAGGGCAAGAACAAGTCTGCGGTCAACCGCGAACGCTTTCTGCGCCGCTACAAGGCGCAGATCAAGGATGCCGTCGGCCGCGCCATCAAGGGCCGCTCGATCACCGACATCGAAAACGGCGAAAAGGTCACCATCCCCGTCAAGGACGTGAACGAGCCCCACTTCGGCCACGCCCATGGCGGCGTCTGGGAAACCGTCAACCCCGGCAATACCGAATATCAAAAAGGCGACCAGTTCAGCCGCCCGCGCGGCGGTGGCGCCGGCGCTGGCCGCGGCCGCCCCGGCAACAGCGACCAGACCGTCGAAGACGATTTCATCTTTGAATTGTCGCGCGAAGAATTCATGAATTATTTCTTCGAAGATCTTGAGCTGCCGAATATGGTCAAGACGCAGTTGACCCAGACCATTGAGTACAAGAATCAGCGCGCTGGCTACAACGTCTCGGGCACGCCCTCGAATATCCACGTGCTGCGCTCGCTGCGCGGGGCCCTGGGCCGGCGCATCGCCGTGGGCGGGCCGACCCGGCGCCAGTTGGCCGAAGCCCAGGAACAATTGCAGGCGTTGTTCGACGAAGGTGCACCGGCCGACGACCAAGGCGTCGTCGAACTACGGGATCGCATTCACCATTTGCGGATCCGGCTCAATGCGATTCCGTTCATCGACCCGTTCGACCTGCGCTACGCCAACCGGATCAAGATTCCCAAGCCAAGTACCCAGGCCGTGATGTTTTGCATCATGGACGTGTCAGGCTCGATGGACGAAACCCGCAAGGACACCGCCAAGCGCTTCTTCATCCTGCTGTATCTGTTCCTGAAACGCGTGTACGAGAAAATCGATGTGGTCTTCATTCGCCACCACACGGCGGCGGCCGAGGTCGACGAGAACGAGTTCTTTCATTCGCGCGAGTCGGGCGGCACCGTCGTGTCGTCGGCCCTGCACCTGCTGCAAAAAGTCATCAACGAACGCTACGGCAGCGCCGACTGGAATGCCTACGTGGCGCAAGCCTCCGATGGCGACAACTGGGACAACGATTCGGTGCTGTGCAAGCAGATCCTGTCCAATGCGATCATGCCGCGCGTTCAGTACTACACGTATGTCGAAATCACGGACGGCCCGCCACAGAATCTGTGGGAACAATACTGCGACGTCGCCAGCCAGCACCGCAACTTCGCGATGCAAAAGATCGTGACCCCGGCCGATATCTATCCGGTGTTCCGGGAACTGTTTAAAAAGCAGGCCAAGTAG
- a CDS encoding FtsX-like permease family protein, producing MFVQALRMTARDWRAGELRFLLVALIVAVAALTSVGFFTDRMRAGMDRDAHQLLGADLLVKTDDPVPQAWRDEAARRGLLLADTVTFPSMAQAGEGDDSLAQLSSIKAVSTGYPLRGQMKITTDPVAASGARGEPTRAVPAPGTVWVDPGLLAQLSTQVGGMLTLGNSQLRITQLIATEPDKGASFANFAPRVMLSMADLKATGLVDDFARVDFRLQIASTNRNDLAAIKAYETWLRAQIRDGNLKGVRIETLENGRPEMRATLDRAGLFLSLVGLLSAMLAAVAVAMAARRFMSRHLDACAMLRCLGLTQNQVTVMYVTEFALVGLLGSVLGVLVGFGAHFVLLELIASLIRTELPPVSILPALQGVATGMLLLVGFALPPILQLRNVPHNRVIRREAGAPQPAALVTYGLGVGAFVLLLYWQARDLTLALITAGGFLGGFAVFALVAWLGLKLLRRMRNLFPQQAWRFAVTSLQRRPGATVVQVVSLSLGLMALLLLTVVRGDLMAAWQSATPADAPNRFVINILPEQTKGVEDQLQAANVKEPVLFPMIRGRLTAINGAAIKSDTFADGEARRLANREFNLSTTNALPEGNEVVEGAWFKDAPGLAEASVEKSIMDRLGLKLGDSLRFDMAGLMVDAKITSVRKLEWGSMRANFFVIINPAAMANAPTTYMTAFHVPAEGANLGNALTRAYPNLTVVDVSGIIRQLQDVLDQVVVAVEFLFLFTLASGVLVLYAALMGSTSERTREGGLLRALGATRQQLARAQRIEFVLVGGLSGLLAATGAAALGWALATYQFKFPWTFAPGVWLAGLVVGILCAIVGGWFGLRGVLRQPPLQTLREA from the coding sequence ATGTTCGTCCAGGCACTTCGCATGACGGCGCGCGACTGGCGCGCCGGTGAACTGCGCTTCCTGCTGGTGGCGCTCATCGTCGCCGTGGCGGCGCTCACGTCGGTCGGCTTTTTCACTGACCGCATGCGCGCCGGCATGGACCGCGACGCGCACCAATTGCTGGGCGCCGACCTTCTGGTCAAGACCGATGACCCGGTGCCCCAGGCCTGGCGCGATGAAGCGGCGCGGCGCGGCCTGCTGCTGGCCGACACCGTCACTTTCCCGAGCATGGCGCAGGCAGGCGAGGGCGATGATTCGCTGGCGCAGCTCTCGTCGATCAAGGCGGTATCAACAGGCTATCCGCTGCGCGGCCAGATGAAGATCACGACCGACCCGGTCGCGGCCAGTGGCGCGCGCGGCGAACCGACGCGCGCCGTGCCGGCGCCCGGCACCGTGTGGGTCGACCCTGGCCTGCTCGCGCAGCTGTCCACGCAGGTGGGCGGCATGCTCACGCTGGGCAACAGCCAGTTGCGCATCACGCAGCTGATCGCCACCGAGCCCGATAAAGGCGCGTCGTTCGCGAACTTCGCGCCGCGCGTGATGCTGTCGATGGCCGATCTGAAGGCCACGGGCCTGGTGGACGATTTCGCGCGCGTGGACTTCAGGCTGCAGATTGCCTCGACCAACCGCAACGACCTGGCGGCCATCAAGGCCTACGAAACCTGGCTGCGCGCGCAGATCAGGGACGGCAACCTCAAGGGCGTGCGCATCGAGACGCTGGAGAACGGGCGTCCCGAAATGCGCGCGACGCTCGATCGGGCCGGTTTGTTTTTGTCGCTCGTGGGCCTGTTATCGGCGATGCTGGCGGCGGTGGCCGTGGCGATGGCGGCGCGCCGCTTCATGAGCCGCCACCTGGATGCCTGCGCCATGCTGCGCTGCCTGGGCCTGACCCAGAACCAGGTCACCGTGATGTACGTGACTGAATTCGCCCTCGTCGGCTTGCTGGGCAGCGTGCTCGGTGTGCTGGTGGGTTTTGGCGCGCACTTCGTGCTGCTCGAACTGATCGCATCGCTGATCCGCACCGAGCTGCCGCCGGTCTCGATCCTGCCGGCGCTGCAGGGCGTGGCCACCGGCATGCTGCTGCTGGTGGGCTTTGCGCTGCCGCCGATTCTGCAATTGCGCAATGTGCCGCACAACCGCGTGATCCGGCGCGAAGCCGGCGCGCCGCAACCGGCCGCGCTGGTGACCTATGGCCTGGGCGTGGGCGCGTTCGTCCTGCTGCTCTACTGGCAGGCGCGTGACCTGACGCTGGCGCTGATCACGGCCGGCGGCTTCCTCGGCGGCTTCGCCGTGTTCGCGCTCGTGGCCTGGCTGGGCCTCAAGCTGTTGCGCCGCATGCGCAACCTGTTCCCGCAGCAGGCCTGGCGCTTTGCCGTCACGTCGCTGCAGCGCCGGCCCGGCGCCACGGTCGTGCAGGTGGTCTCGCTGTCGCTGGGTCTGATGGCGCTGCTGCTCCTGACCGTCGTGCGGGGTGACCTGATGGCGGCCTGGCAGTCGGCCACGCCGGCCGATGCGCCGAATCGCTTCGTCATCAACATCCTGCCCGAGCAGACGAAGGGCGTCGAAGACCAGCTGCAGGCGGCCAACGTGAAGGAGCCGGTGCTGTTTCCGATGATCCGCGGGCGCCTCACGGCGATCAACGGCGCCGCCATCAAGAGCGACACCTTTGCCGATGGCGAGGCGCGCCGCCTGGCCAACCGCGAATTCAACCTGTCGACGACCAATGCGCTGCCGGAGGGGAACGAGGTCGTCGAAGGCGCGTGGTTCAAGGATGCGCCCGGCCTGGCCGAAGCGTCGGTCGAGAAAAGCATCATGGACCGCCTTGGCCTGAAGCTGGGCGACAGCCTGCGCTTCGACATGGCGGGGCTGATGGTGGACGCGAAGATCACCAGCGTGCGCAAGCTCGAATGGGGCTCGATGCGCGCCAACTTCTTCGTCATCATCAATCCGGCCGCGATGGCCAATGCGCCGACCACCTACATGACGGCATTCCACGTGCCGGCCGAAGGCGCGAACCTGGGCAATGCGCTCACGCGTGCATACCCGAACCTGACCGTGGTCGATGTTTCGGGCATCATCCGCCAGCTGCAGGACGTGCTGGACCAGGTGGTGGTCGCGGTCGAATTCCTGTTCCTGTTCACGCTGGCCTCGGGCGTGCTGGTGCTGTATGCGGCGTTGATGGGATCGACCTCCGAGCGCACGCGTGAAGGCGGCCTGCTGCGGGCGCTGGGCGCGACGCGCCAGCAACTGGCGCGGGCGCAGCGGATCGAGTTCGTGCTGGTGGGCGGGCTGTCAGGCCTGCTCGCCGCGACGGGCGCCGCAGCGCTGGGCTGGGCGCTGGCGACGTACCAATTCAAATTCCCGTGGACGTTCGCGCCAGGCGTGTGGCTGGCTGGCCTGGTGGTGGGCATCCTGTGCGCGATCGTCGGCGGCTGGTTCGGCCTGCGCGGCGTGCTGCGCCAGCCGCCGCTGCAGACGTTGCGGGAGGCGTGA
- a CDS encoding adenosine deaminase yields MLDDRLRTLLQNMPKAELHIHIEGSLEPELIFALAQRNNVQLAYASVEALRDAYAFSDLQSFLDIYYAGASVLLTEQDFYDMTAAYLARAHADNVRHTEIFFDPQTHTARGVPFETVINGIWRACQDAPLSAELIMCFLRHLSEDDAIATLDESLPYRDKFIGVGLDSSEVGHPPEKFARVFERARNLGLRLVAHAGEEGPPAYIESALDVLKVERIDHGVRSLESPALVERLVREQMALTVCPLSNIKLRVFDVMGSHNLRTLLDAGLAVTVNSDDPAYFGGYVNENYFAAFDALPLDVTHARQLARNSFQAAFIDPERKRAFLAEVDDFFANA; encoded by the coding sequence ATGCTTGACGATCGCTTGCGCACCCTGCTGCAGAACATGCCCAAGGCTGAACTGCACATCCATATCGAGGGCTCGCTCGAGCCAGAACTGATTTTTGCTCTGGCACAAAGAAACAACGTCCAGCTGGCCTATGCCTCGGTCGAAGCGTTGCGCGACGCCTACGCTTTCAGCGATCTGCAATCGTTCCTCGACATTTATTATGCAGGCGCCAGCGTGCTGCTGACCGAGCAGGACTTTTATGACATGACCGCCGCCTACCTGGCGCGCGCCCATGCCGACAATGTCCGCCATACCGAAATCTTCTTCGACCCGCAAACGCATACCGCGCGCGGCGTGCCGTTCGAGACCGTCATCAACGGCATCTGGCGCGCCTGCCAGGATGCGCCGCTGAGCGCTGAACTGATCATGTGCTTCCTGCGTCACCTGTCGGAAGACGACGCGATCGCCACGCTGGACGAGTCGCTGCCGTACCGCGACAAGTTCATCGGCGTGGGCCTGGATTCGTCCGAGGTCGGCCATCCACCCGAGAAGTTCGCGCGCGTGTTCGAGCGTGCCCGCAATCTGGGCCTGCGCCTGGTCGCGCATGCCGGCGAAGAAGGCCCGCCGGCCTATATCGAAAGCGCACTCGACGTGCTCAAGGTCGAGCGCATCGACCACGGCGTGCGCAGCCTGGAAAGCCCGGCGCTGGTCGAGCGCCTGGTGCGCGAGCAGATGGCGCTGACCGTATGCCCGCTGTCGAACATCAAGCTGCGCGTATTCGATGTCATGGGGTCGCACAATCTGCGCACCTTGCTCGACGCTGGCCTGGCCGTCACGGTCAACTCGGACGATCCGGCCTATTTCGGCGGCTACGTCAACGAGAACTACTTCGCTGCCTTCGACGCCTTGCCGCTGGATGTGACGCACGCGCGGCAACTGGCGCGCAACAGCTTCCAGGCCGCCTTCATCGACCCGGAGCGCAAGCGCGCCTTCCTGGCCGAAGTCGACGACTTCTTCGCCAACGCCTGA
- a CDS encoding SpoVR family protein has product MPRDPDNPRALPEQSEWTFDLIEQAHEEIRRVAKRYGLDTYPNQLEIITAEQMMDAYTSVGMPVSYNHWSFGKHFLSTEKSYRRGQMGLAYEIVINSNPCIAYLMEENSLTMQALVIAHAAYGHNSFFKGNYLFRSWTDADAIVDYMVFAKNYIAECEQRHGIDAVEELLDSCHALQNYGVDRYKRPAKLSVAQEAARTKEREEYAQSQVNAIWRTLPLREEQVHSAAPVRFPPEPEENLLYFIEKYAPLLEPWQRELVRITRKISQYFYPQRQTQVMNEGWATFWHYTILQDLYQEGIVGDGFMLEFLQSHTNVVYQPPANSPYYSGINPYALGFAMMSDIRRICEHPTDEDRTWFPDIAGSDWRKTLDFAMRNFKDESFIAQYLSPKLIREFHFFAVLDDDRSDKLSISAIHDDAGYRYVRHKLAEQYNLGSREPNIQVWQVNTRDDRALTLRHTQYNRRPLNQQAQEVLKHVARLWGFDVRLETADPDGHVVSFIDCRREKRTR; this is encoded by the coding sequence ATGCCAAGAGATCCGGACAACCCGCGCGCCCTGCCCGAACAGTCGGAATGGACTTTCGACCTGATCGAGCAGGCGCACGAAGAAATCAGGCGTGTGGCCAAACGCTACGGCCTCGACACCTACCCGAACCAGCTCGAGATCATCACCGCCGAGCAAATGATGGATGCCTACACCTCGGTTGGGATGCCGGTGTCATACAACCACTGGTCGTTCGGCAAGCATTTCCTGAGCACCGAGAAAAGCTACCGCCGTGGCCAGATGGGCCTGGCCTATGAAATCGTCATCAATTCCAATCCCTGCATCGCCTACCTGATGGAAGAGAACAGCCTGACGATGCAGGCGCTGGTGATCGCGCACGCGGCATACGGCCACAACTCCTTTTTCAAGGGCAACTACCTGTTCCGAAGCTGGACTGACGCTGACGCCATCGTCGACTATATGGTGTTTGCCAAGAATTACATCGCCGAATGCGAGCAGCGGCATGGCATCGATGCGGTGGAAGAATTGCTCGATTCGTGCCACGCGCTGCAAAACTATGGCGTCGACCGCTACAAGCGCCCGGCCAAGCTGTCAGTGGCGCAAGAGGCGGCGCGCACCAAGGAGCGTGAAGAGTACGCGCAGTCGCAGGTCAATGCCATCTGGCGCACGCTGCCGCTGCGCGAAGAGCAGGTGCACAGCGCCGCGCCCGTGCGCTTTCCGCCCGAGCCCGAAGAAAACCTGCTGTACTTCATTGAAAAATATGCCCCGCTGCTGGAGCCATGGCAGCGCGAGCTGGTGCGCATCACGCGCAAGATCTCGCAATACTTTTATCCACAGCGCCAGACGCAGGTGATGAATGAAGGCTGGGCCACGTTCTGGCACTACACGATATTGCAGGACCTGTATCAGGAAGGTATCGTCGGCGACGGCTTCATGCTCGAATTCCTGCAAAGCCACACCAATGTCGTCTACCAGCCGCCGGCCAACAGCCCTTATTACAGCGGGATCAACCCGTATGCGCTCGGCTTCGCGATGATGAGCGACATCCGCCGCATCTGCGAACATCCCACTGACGAAGACCGTACCTGGTTCCCTGACATCGCCGGCAGCGACTGGCGCAAGACGCTGGACTTTGCGATGCGCAATTTCAAGGACGAGAGTTTCATTGCGCAGTACCTGTCGCCAAAGCTGATCCGCGAATTTCACTTCTTTGCCGTGCTGGACGACGATCGCAGCGACAAACTCTCGATTTCGGCCATCCACGATGACGCCGGCTACCGCTACGTGCGTCACAAGCTGGCCGAACAATACAACCTGGGCAGCCGCGAACCGAACATCCAGGTCTGGCAAGTCAATACACGCGACGACCGCGCGCTGACGCTGCGTCATACGCAGTACAACCGGCGCCCGCTCAATCAGCAGGCGCAAGAGGTCCTCAAGCACGTGGCCCGCCTGTGGGGCTTCGACGTGCGCCTCGAGACGGCCGATCCCGATGGCCACGTGGTCAGCTTCATCGATTGCCGGCGCGAAAAACGCACGCGCTGA
- a CDS encoding group II truncated hemoglobin: protein MQDTQADTPTLYEVMGGAERLRALVDRFYDLMQLESEFANIHVMHPVPNDSSRDKLFMFLSGWMGGPDLYIERYGHPRLRARHLPYAIGTKERDAWLRAMAWAMEDLGYDEALRVRLLTSFFETADWMRNKAD from the coding sequence ATGCAAGATACCCAAGCCGACACGCCAACGCTGTACGAGGTCATGGGCGGCGCTGAGCGCCTGCGCGCGCTGGTGGACCGCTTCTATGACCTGATGCAGCTGGAGTCGGAGTTCGCCAACATCCACGTGATGCACCCGGTGCCCAACGACAGCTCGCGCGACAAGCTGTTCATGTTCCTGTCCGGGTGGATGGGCGGCCCCGACCTGTATATCGAACGCTATGGCCATCCGCGCCTGCGCGCGCGCCACCTGCCGTATGCGATCGGCACCAAGGAGCGCGACGCGTGGCTGCGCGCGATGGCGTGGGCGATGGAAGACCTGGGCTACGATGAGGCGCTGCGGGTGCGCCTGCTGACGTCCTTCTTCGAGACCGCCGACTGGATGCGCAACAAGGCCGATTGA